GATGAGTAAAGTAAAAGTTGATGCTTCTGATAAAGAAACGCAACAATACATTAATCTGATCAAAAAATTAGACTATCTAAAAGTATTTACAACCAAAAATGCTAAAATCGAAGCTGACATGAAAGCTTCTGCTGACAAATACATCAAAACAGCAGGTTTAGAAGAATTAATGCGAGTAAACGATGGTGGTAAAAACGTAAAAATATTAGTAAAATCTGGTGCATCAGACACGCAAATAAAAGAATTACTGATGTTTGTTGATGGTGCCAAAAACGACGAAACTGTTTTATTGTCCCTAACCGGTAATTTTGACTTAAACGAAATTTCAGTTCTAACAGATAAGATGCAACTTCCGGGTGGTTCTGATCTAAAAAAAGCCTCAAAAAGCAAAAGATAAAATGAAAGCAAGCGTTTTTACCTCAGCCCTTTTAGTATTCCTGACTTTAATAAGTTGCGATTCTA
This genomic interval from uncultured Flavobacterium sp. contains the following:
- a CDS encoding DUF4252 domain-containing protein produces the protein MKNFIITLVFAFVTHAFYAQSAFDKYDGQDDVTSVIVNKKMFDLMSKVKVDASDKETQQYINLIKKLDYLKVFTTKNAKIEADMKASADKYIKTAGLEELMRVNDGGKNVKILVKSGASDTQIKELLMFVDGAKNDETVLLSLTGNFDLNEISVLTDKMQLPGGSDLKKASKSKR